In Vicia villosa cultivar HV-30 ecotype Madison, WI linkage group LG7, Vvil1.0, whole genome shotgun sequence, the DNA window ttgttttggtaggatccgaccgggaaaggtccgaggaggtccattccccacgtagagaaaggccaaggtgaggagagagatttgagctcgtttggtggtgccaggtgcatgtcggcgtgacgctggtatttgtcgcatttcttgacatactctttggcgtcctgctgcatggtcggccagtaatagccggctctgagggctttcctagcTAGTGATCGCCCACCGAGGTGCTGGCCGTTGATTCCATCATGGAGCTCCTGGAGTACCTCTAGTGCTTGCGAGGCatcgatgcatttaaggagggggATGGAGAAACCTCGTCGGTACAGCTTGTTTTCGAGGATGGTGTATGAACACGCTCGTCTCTTAATTGTTGAGGCTTCTTTCGTGTCGACGGGGAGCTCGTATTTTGTGAGGAAGTTGTACactggggtcatccagcattGGTCGTCCCCAATGGCGAATATCTGTAGAGTTCGCGCGTTTTCGCCTACACTTGGCCTGGGCAGAATTTCTTGGATAACCGATTtgtttccccctttctttctcgtgctcgcaagtttggacagtatgtcggcgtgcgagttgtgttctcgggggatatgctcgacttctgctttggcgaattttttcatcttatctcTGACGAGCGCGAGATATTCGGCGAGcacgtcgtttttggcttggtattCGCCGCTGATatgggatgcgacgagttgggaatcAGTGTAGATCTTGATCTCTCGTGCCCCTATGTCCTCGGCGAGTCTCAGTCCCGCGAGGAGGGCTtcatactcggcctggttgttcgacgtgttgaaGGAGAGGACTAAAGATACTTCTATGATAAGACCTTCGTCGTTTTCTAAGATAATGCCTGCCCCGCTGCCCGAGCTGCTTGacgcgccatctacgtagatggtccacttgtCTTTAGTTGCGTCGGGCGAGTCGGCGATAGaggtcatctcggccacgaagtcCGCCAGTGCCTGTGCTTTTAGTGCCTTCCTGCTCTCATACTGTACGTCGAATTCTGAAAGCTCGAGGGACCACCTTAGCATtctgccggccatgtctggtcggctgaggagttgcttgATGGGTTGGTCCGTCCGAACAAAGAttgtgtgggcgaggaagtagtatcgtagccttctggccgctattactagggccatggcgactttctcgatctgttggtatcgcacctcgggtccctgtagggctttgctggtgaagTACACGGGTTTTTGTCCGTCTACGGTTTCTCGGATCAGTGCCGCGCTGACGGCCTCGTTTGAAACGGCTAGGTAAAGGTACAGAGGCTCGTTGTCGTCTGGTCGAGAAAGGACGGGCGGTTCGGAAAGTACTTGCTTAAGGTGTGCAAGTGCTTGCTCGCATTCTTCGGACCATTCGAAGGCTGCTTCTTTGCGTAGCAGTTTGAAGAAAGGGAGggcgtgctgggcggatttcgcgacgaaacgtGAAAGTgcagtgagcatcccgtttaagatttggatggattttttattgttgggAGTAGGGAGTTCAGAGAATGCACGACATTTAtctgggttggcttctattcctcgttcggtcagatagaaaccgaggaattttcctgcccggacgccgaaggtgcatttctctgggttgaagcgcatcttgcaggatctggcctgctcgaacacgcgctcgagatgggaggtgtggtcggtgtcttctcgagatttgacgatcatatcgtccatgtatacctcgagggtgtcgccgatctccccacgaaacactttgttcatcatccgttgatacgtggatcccgcgtttttgaggccgaagggcattacgttgtagtaatagttgcccgactcggtcataaacgccgtgtactgcttgtcgctcctcgccatggggatctggttgtaacctgaataagcatccataaaagacaatagtttatagccggccgagttgtcgaccagtctatcaatgtttggtaaaggataggcgtcttttggacatgcccggttaacatcagtataatcaacacacattctccattttccattagattttttaacaagtacaacgtttgagagccaagttgaatacttggcctcggaaataaaatttgcctctaggaggtcttttacagctttctcggcagcctccgctttctcgggagactgccgacgcctacgttgaactacggcctttgcggctggattgatggagaggtggtggcaggcgacctcagggtcgagtccgggcatttccgcggcgctccaggcgaacagatcagcattggctcgaaggcaggctatgagctgcttcctcggaagGTCTGGGATCCCTTTACCGATTTTCACTGCTTTGTCAGGGTTTTCGCCCAAGGggaccagctcgaaatctccgtccggAACTGGTCGGAATGGGTGAGGTGACTTCGACCTCGTCTCTTCCCTAGTCTTTAGTTCTTCCTCTGCAAACCGGGCAtccaggtcgactgagctgacgttggttgtctgatgctggtctcctcgaggatgcttgtcttcggcccttggctttttgttggagctggtcggcggagcgatcagttctaatcctttgacggaggcgtcgaagattcttctggctgcttcaatatcggcgttgatggtggccactcgtcctgtcctcgtgtagaacttcatcttcaggtggacagtggagggtacggcggtcagttcggccagagtggggcgtccgatgatgcagttgtacagggttttgcagtcgatcaccaagaaccTAGTTTTGACTTGCCTAGAAGCCTCCCCTTCCCCGAaagtgacaatcagctcgacgtaaccccatggTTTAGTGGTAGCTCCGTTGAAACCTTGAAGGTCCGAACCCACATAAGGAGTaaggtgcgagtcgtccagctggagtgtccggaagagatgggagtacatgatgtcgaccgagcttccTTCATCGACTAAGACTCGTCGAACATCGAAGTtcgccattctggctcggacgagcagaggaatcgtggcgtttggagctccgccgagcagttcttccaggtagaaggtgattggttcAGATTTTCCTCGAAACTTTCGCAGTGTAGGGCCGAGGTCTGTGTTGGCGCTGAGCAgctcatcgaactttctcttcactaaactgatggtgagggagcctggatctccgccgttggagacgaccatggTAAATGGGAAATTTTCCCATTTGCTGAGTGCGGTGAGGATCCCGGCAGATGGCATGAAATCCTCTGGGCGAGTGACGGACAGTGCTACTTGTAGGGGCCTGTTGTCCGGCGAATTCCCTTCGTCAGAGTTTCTGTGGTCGTCTCTTcgggaaggttcccctttctgtgtgtattttgaaaggcgaccttccttgatcagtgtttcaatAGCATCCTTGAGGTGAATGCATTCCTCGGTCAGGTGTCCATGGCTCCTGTGGTatttgcagtacttggacttgtcgGTTCCTGGCCTCGCGGGGTTTGACTTCGGGGGTCTGATGTTCGACTTTTTGAAGTCAGTGTTTTGGCATTCGGCTAGGATCCTTTCCCGTGAGGCGTTCAGCGGGGTATATTCGTTGAAGCGACCAGAAGGTCCCCGGCGTTCTTTGATGTCGAGAGACCTGTCGTCTTTCCTTCTCTCGTGCCCGCGCCTCGAAGTTGAGGGCTCATGGTTTGAACTGCGAGCGGCGTCGTTGTCCCGTGACGCTCTCGTGGTAGCAACCTCCGCTTCCTCATATCTGATGAAGGCCTGAGCCttgcgaaggagggcgttcatggagtggacTTCCTCAATCTTGATGGCCTTTTTGAAGTCGCTTCCGGGGAGGAGCCCTCTTTCGAGtaggtacctcttcatgtagtccgCGGTCTGCACTTGGacaacttctttgttgaacctgtcgaggtagtctcTCAAAGATTCGTTGGTACCTTGGATTACTGCCTCAAGATTTGCTTCTGATTTCGGTTGCCGACGAGACGCGGTGAAGTGGCTTAGGAAAAGATCCTTCAGTTcagtccaggagtggatggagttagggggcagattcctgtaccagttcatcgcgcctttccttagcgtggtcggaaagatgcggcatttgatggatcCTCGTACCACATGGTAGTCCATGACAGCTTCGATGCTCCTTATGTGGTCATCGGGGTCGGTGGTCCCGTCATAGTGGTCCAAGgctggtggtttttccatcccccgggGGAGACGAACACGCCGGATTTGCTCGGACAAGGGACTGCGGAAATCTTCTTCGTCGCTAGGCTCAGGGGAGTTTGAATGTCTGCCCCGCTGGGATTTAGTGCGTGGTTTGCCCGAGATTTTGCGGTTGTCTTTTGGAGAATGCTCGCGGACTTTCTGCACGGCTTTGGAGGGGCCTCGGTGCTCCTACTCGGGTGAAAGACTCTTGGCTTCAGGTTTCTGATTCTTCCGAGTCTTTCgaggtggagagcgggaataaGACCGTTGGCGCCGGTTTCTTCTCGAGGGGGAGCGAGACCTAGATGGACTGCGCTTGCGATTTCTCCTCGGAGGAGACCGCGAAGAGGAATAGGAACGTGACCGATGGCGTCTCCGTTGGGGGGAGCGATATTGTCGCTTCCTTTCCAGGTCGTGGATGCGGTCGCCCTGTAGGCGGATGAGGCGGTTGGTTTTCTGCAGCTCCTTGAGTAGGAGGATGGCGGTTGGATCAGCGCCCTCGGGAATGTTGATATGTTCCTCCTCGTCCGGGCTACGGCTTCTGCGTCTGCCAGAGGTGTGGGTGAACGAGGAAGCGGGTTGCCCGTCTCGGGTATCAGTTTCATTCACCACTTGGAGCTGCTCTAGTTCAGTCTGGGGCCGGGTCTGCCCGTCTTCCCCGTTTTGAACTTGTCCTTCAGGATGGGTTTGTTCGACGTTCTGGACTTGTTGAAGGCCGTGCACAT includes these proteins:
- the LOC131619783 gene encoding uncharacterized protein LOC131619783 encodes the protein MDNNNIPSPDPFVLEQLIEDSSREVTNHRRQERALAGQRRQRHETSQSQRQQIQHIQHVHGLQQVQNVEQTHPEGQVQNGEDGQTRPQTELEQLQVVNETDTRDGQPASSFTHTSGRRRSRSPDEEEHINIPEGADPTAILLLKELQKTNRLIRLQGDRIHDLERKRQYRSPQRRRHRSRSYSSSRSPPRRNRKRSPSRSRSPSRRNRRQRSYSRSPPRKTRKNQKPEAKSLSPE